A DNA window from Solanum lycopersicum chromosome 3, SLM_r2.1 contains the following coding sequences:
- the LOC101246317 gene encoding membrane steroid-binding protein 1, giving the protein MAVELWETLKDSITAYTGLAPTTFFTLVALALAFYYVVSELFGSPDNRHQQRPRDFEEQKPLPPPVQLGEISGEELKQYDGSDSKKPLLMAIKGQIYDVSQSRMFYGPGGPYALFAGKDASRALAKMSFEEKDLTGDISGLGPFELEALQDWEYKFMSKYVKVGTVKQTVPVSDGAANDESVESTDPETKPAEAVASESAKPSEDGPSGSSVAEIVDKSDGDVDKKD; this is encoded by the exons atgGCTGTAGAACTATGGGAAACATTGAAAGATTCTATTACAGCTTACACTGGTCTAGCTCCGACTACTTTTTTTACCCTTGTTGCTCTAGCGCTTGCTTTCTACTATGTTGTATCCGAGTTGTTTGGTTCACCTGATAATCGTCATCAACAGAGGCCTAGAGATTTCGAGGAACAGAAGCCTCTGCCACCACCAGTTCAACTTGGAGAGATTTCTGGAGAGGAGTTGAAGCAGTATGATGGGTCGGATTCAAAGAAGCCTTTGTTGATGGCAATTAAGGGTCAGATCTATGATGTTTCACAGAGCAG AATGTTTTATGGACCTGGAGGACCTTATGCATTATTTGCTGGAAAGGATGCTAGTAGAGCTCTTGCCAAGATGTCCTTTGAGGAGAAAGATCTCACTGGTGATATCTCTGGCCTTGGTCCATTTGAGCTTGAGGCCTTGCAAGATTGGGAGTATAAATTCATGAGCAAGTATGTCAAGGTTGGGACTGTCAAGCAGACAGTGCCAGTAAGTGATGGTGCAGCTAATGATGAATCTGTTGAATCAACCGATCCTGAAACCAAGCCAGCAGAAGCTGTTGCATCAGAGAGCGCTAAGCCATCGGAAGATGGCCCATCTGGAAGCAGTGTCGCTGAAATCGTGGACAAGTCTGACGGTGATGTTGACAAGAAGGACTAA